In the Silene latifolia isolate original U9 population chromosome 1, ASM4854445v1, whole genome shotgun sequence genome, tcggccctattaaggtgttctcattttattgttcccactttcaaaatccaaaatgacaaattagtttcatgcattgcatagtgtgtgcatgaactacacccatccttaggacattagcaataatgtctaactcggtttggggaagtcaatgcatacacaacgggaggtaatctaaattatcctctccgtcataaacaaaaaccatgcatcatgtagtgtagattagtgtagcttgcatttagtgtagaaatcatgcatcatgtttgcataatttcccatcattttggccatcgaggacaatgcccatattagtgtggggatggggaattctaacttaacttttattcaaaaatccaaaaaaattgaaaaatttcgaaaatccataaaaatttgaaaattgaaaagccaaaaacaagttcttttcctttgtagtgtagtcttgtatatataattggatatattgtgtttgttctatccttgttcacattgattgactacgccacatccgagacacgaggatcatgaagaccgcatgtggctttattttgattgatgcggtataacaaatgtgaacttaggacttgcatttaatttatatgtcatattagttgatagaatcacttgcattaggatgtatataatagttgcatcatggcatgtagttggatttagataaaaagttttgaaaagtgcctaattaggaactttgacaagagcaactaagccattacaaatactttttcaacttaagactttgcctactagaatggttgtaaaacaccctagattgtgtcatactagtgtcttttgacccatgacccaaagcctagtcaagggtttgcatgtgagtcacctattcaaccccgtgatgcgatgtggacttgattaacttgtctaggtgaccttgattgaccttgtggtaaggcaacccaaaaatactttctatcaataagtttgaagtgctcatttcgaaaattttgtcatgtggaagtaatttattgccaaggaaacctcaaatgttatgaaatgttgaaatgttgataaatttagttgttttgatggaggcgtaccacttcgatgtgctttggagagggatccattgaattgggcccccacacggttgtgaattcaaccgcccagagacagagtgactatcaccccgaaaagctattgtctagaggttaaccagttgcctaataagcgattggcaaaagcaaaggacactagcccagaAGGGAGAAACCCCatattaaatttttgaaatgtgaaagttgaatgaggtcaatttttgaatactagtcatatccacccttgtttataacgatttgagcatttcattcccaaaaagcctttttgtcaagccactttgtcgagcttgggacgatccatgacctttacttttgtaaataattcgagacttgtcatgtcatatgctactagcatcatagggatcatcattccaccaccatccgatcgctcttgacgaaagcatttggaaattgaggacgaaagtagtctagttaacaccatttggaggttatttagtgccatcctcttagccttagtaatttgttgaactagtatttgtgaaggattttatgctcttaaatttgttcctctttagtgccttcgccacttgatgaggaagtggctattccttttgtagatgtatccattatttgattttgtgtgcttaatgtttggatgtgtcgccattttggcaagacccaccttgccttgcaagaaggcatcctacctcatggttgtcttgttgtgagttgaaggggcggagtgagacccgctaattttctcatatcggctatgttattaggttagtttaaataatggtcctagtctttgtcacctctttactcgggacgagcaaaggttcggtttggggatatttgatgtgaccataattagcgcatatttagcccccgaattagccttgttcccatgctttttagtgcatatttgggtcatttattgtctttagttctttgttttgcatattctttgagattttgatcccttggtaggaaaggagtaagaatcttgcattttgatggcaaaacgagactaaattgattgaattcaatgaccaagcatcaaggagagacaagattagaagtcctttgtacatattatagtagttgggcaatgacgagaaaggatccttgcatccccgaggaaatccccaaggattttatgaagaaaagggaagaaaagaagaagaaacaatgctgagcagcaatccgtgcggattgcccagaatccgcccgtcctccacagcacaatccgtgcgtcttctgccaaagacgcccgggcagcagccaccagaatccggccgtcttcttccaaagacgcccgtgcccagaccttgaatccgctcgtcccgagcctaagacgcacggattccagtccagcacaattttgtcttcttcaagcctccgtgaaagaagcccttccttcgaaaaataccggcgtctccctgctcaatctaaaaagcgtaattactagtttagcccttagttaaccctaatgcatccatctaatttccactataaataccccattagtctaattagaagagcatgttcttcttatcaattcttagagtagttaatatcaatcaaatctctctttagttttgtaatcaacaattaatcaagttttaatacaagttttatttccttaatctctcttttgttcatcctttattttgggtaattgaagattatttgggttattattgggagattgacaacctctcaatcaagcatcaagtacttcttttatctttgctttattattggaatcattaataggtataatcctcttaatccctttttaattattgttaattactttcatttattcatcatgtttaactttgttggtatgattgacaaccttgctagcatgatcaatatgataatgagtgagtagtcacctagctagggttaatgggtaattaggggaaaccaacatggggaatgattcatgcttaaattaatatgctttcatggtttatttgcttgcttgttttgatctcaactcatgcacatgttatgtttgatgaaatgcgagcctatgaatccttgcattttttacccatcacctatattttcaatgagacttgtaagacataaaccaactcgagtctcattagaccatgcatgttgttgagtagggaagactaagtcgacttgtaggtgttgtacaatctaatcgattcggctccgggacccaaactttcctaggattgtaagatataacccaactcaatacATCACAAccataattgcttgcttataatttgagaacatgtttgtatgatcaattcccatgattcccctatgaccccatgacaccctagtgctttttatcaattgtttacaaccctttcaattcatcttgcttgtttattttcattgctactTAGTTTAGTGACTTTCTACATcaatccaaattgtgacacccctaagacaccactagtttcaatagaaatcttatctcaattcccgtcccttgggatccgacctttacttgcctctttactaattgtagagttgtttgtgaagctataaattgtgtttgattggatgtgtgacgaccaactcttgtccatatCAGAGcgtcagttccttgagacaacttgatatttttcttgttgtttttgtgtatgcccaggtctaacaggttagagattGTACCTTTTAATTCtgagccagaaaagacttttcggtaCAGACAAAAATTTTAAAGAGAAataggtcaagtagaagacttgaatATACTTGACAGTGATACAAAGCACATATTTGACGCATAAGATCAGTCTTTAGAAGAGAACAAGCCTATTTTTGCCACAAATTCAACAAAGATGTCTACTACTGAGAAGGGCACTTTTGAGATTCGTCGATCTTACATAAATTTGGTGGAGCGAAACTTGTTTGAGGGGAGGGGGGGGGGTGTGCTAATGAAGACCCTGCAAAACATATGGAGAAATTCACTGATTACTGTTGTTCCATCCCTTTAACTGTTGGGGTGACTCAAGATTAGGTTAAAGaggtgctctttcctttttccttaagaGATGGTGCTGCAGAGTGGTTGCGAGATTTGGATATGGAGGATCATGGGGTCACTGACTGGAATAccttagctcttgcattctacaagagataCTTTCCACCGCAAAAGACCAATACCTTGAGAAGCCAAATTACTAGCTTCAAACAAGGTCCCAATGAAGACTTGAATGAGGCATGGTTTCGCTTCAAGACACTAGTTCGTTCAGTTCCCCATCagaagtggtttctttgcaaccagttttacaacgggttgtatgacgatcatatAGCTCTACTTGATTCTTCAGCTACTGGTAGATTCCAGGACAATACTAATGATGATAACGtatggaagttgattgatcataTTGCTACCCATACCGCACCATTAAGCATGATAACCCCAAAGGTAGTACAAGAGGGGATGGTTCAGATAGTGTTATTGCGGCACAACTGGAGGCCTTAACTGCTTAGATAGCCGAGTTAAAGACCTCTCAGTCTTTGGGTAATAAGCAAGAAATGGTTCATGCCATGattcaacaagaagtgtcctgcgagagatgtCGAATTGATGGCAATactgcggccaagtgtatgagtaccattgaACAAGTTCATGCTTTTCAGtatttcaagcaaggtactccctattctaacttcttccctgaaagaGGTCAGAATGTATTTGCTTGAGCACCGCAACAGAATGCATATATTATTCCtcaaaatcgtggtaatcaaccacaagggaacTTTGTtgggcaaaatcaaggaggttttcaacaaatgaaacctcctcctcaagctcctAGTAATGACATGGCTGAGATGAAAGCTTTGTTGTAGCAGATTTTGATGATTCAACACAAGCAAACGGCTCAGATTTCTGAACTTATagttgtttaggtattttttaccgaattggttgtttagggtcaatgcggtcttattcGTTGGTTGATCGTATGATTGTTCGTATATTGATACGTAAATAAGGAAACTAAGTGcgaaatataaattaacacgcgagatttggtgacgcgaaaaacccaatgtgggaacaaccgcgggagggacggtacccttccaaatattgcactatacttgaataggaggattaTTACAATAGTGACGTagtgctaatcttgctggcacgAGGTATCAGGCCTGTAAGACCTTGGGCGGATGTATATGTGAGTATGGGGATATGCTGAGGTCTTCACGTCAATGTGTGAATATGTGGATCCCTTTTTTGATTTGCTTCCTtagctatttatagggtgagaaccctagacatgtcctaccttgattatggaaagggaatataatttccataagaactctttccatattcggccgccttccccaattctccctgatctccctgacttctccctaacttctccctaactcttCTCTCCTTAATCTGGACGTCTCCTCTGATGGGCCCCTGGTCTTCTTTCCCTATGCGCCAGCCCGTTCCCCCTTTTTCTAAtttcgggcttccttcctccttatcactcctcccataGCCTTTTATTTTACCAAGTGGGCCTTCcccttattgtgctatttttagcccaaacaatagctcataacaagatgctagataatcaagttgctcaaatggcggctcaaaatccgtCAAAACAGCCCGGCAACCTTCCttctcaaggtaaacaagcacatgaacaagttaatgctatttCACTAAGGAGCGGTACTACTTATCAAAGTCCGGATGTGCCCATTGATAAAGATGAGGTCGCTTACATGCATCCTAAGGGGTTAGGTAATCTTGAGTtgagtgatgatgagaaagaattAAGCAAAGGAAGAACACGGGATAAGAAGAAAGACAAGAAAGCTGGAGAAACCGTggaccctcgatcgagtagccacatgCTAGATCGAGTATCCACCCCAGAGGTTGATTTTTCTCGTGTTTCAGCTATGGCGCTGGAAGAAAATAGGATCCTCGATCGAATACaccccaggctcgatcgagtacaccctgTAACTGACGACGGTGCTTCCAAAACTATTACTAAAGCAAAAGAAGCCGAGCCAATTAAAATCTAACTACCTTTTTCACACCGATTGTAGAAGTCTAAGCTTGAACAACAGTTCgggaggttcatggaggtagtgaagaatcttcaagtgagTGTGCCAGCGTATGCTAAGtttttgaaagagatcttgtccaagaagcggtcttttgatgaagttgagACGGTGGCATTCACTCAAGAGTGCGCGGTCGCATTgcaagctaactcaccaccaaagctaAAGGATCGAGGGAGTTTTtatattccttgtcatattgatAGTATAGTTATTGATAAATCCCTTTGCGATTTAGCGGCTAGTATTAGTCTCATGCCGTATTCTATATGCAagaagttaaatatgggtcaactccgTGTGACCAATATGACCTTGCAGGCTTGCAGATGGCTGACATATCTTTAAAGAGATATATTGGTGTTTTAGAAGATGTGTCAGTTAGAGTAGGGAAATATTTTATTCCAACTGATTTCATTGTTATGGATATGGCCGAAGAGTCCCATGTACCTATCATTCTtggtagaccgttccttcacactgcgggagcactcatagatgttaAGGATAGTAGTTTGACACTAAGGGTTGGGAATGATACTATTAAATTTGTTCTTGATAACGCTTTAAAGCGTCGACTTTCAGTAGCTCCATGTTATATGCTTAATGATGTTGATCCACTTATTCATTATTTCTTTTACTTTGTGTTTGGACAGGAATCAGTCTGATGGCCCTGCTGCTGCATCaggaccatggagcaaggaggtggatgagatagagaagttgatttatggagatgagccTCATCCTAAGCCGGTTTACAACTTTGATGACAATGTTGACATAGAAGCttattttgtgtggattttgcgcaaggcgaaatcaggtcagggtagatttgGATAGGGTTAGCTAGCTCTAAATGCCCTAATAGTCAGGTCGCCAGGGGGGAAATATAAATCGTAAATGCAATAAAGAATAACAACAagaagacaaagaattttgtacgtggaaaacccttaaatgggaaaaatccacaggcaccaagccaggagaggatttcactattgtaTTATGTATTGAGCACAATTGGACATAATTGTCTATGAATGAAATGAGAATGTTCTATATTGCCTTGTCTTGTGATGTGTCTTCAAATGATTTCCAAATATCCCTTATATAAGCTCTTGTTGAACGGCTGTGTGATGGCGGCATTAATGTGGATTATTCTCTTTAATTACCCGCAATAATTTCCAATATTacgcccttaattactgcattttcTGCGAGATATTCCTATTCAATGCTGCGCATATATTCCTCTTGTAATATGTCTtcctggtctgatatcgtcctgatattttgaccgttatcctctccatggcctagcgcctatcttcatgtgtcctgatactCCGACACCCCGACAGCCTGATGGTCAGGTTAAGGCGAGATACTGATCAGGGacatctgcggatttccaggcttaacaattgccccttatctcctcgtTTTCAATGTGTCAGgacaaaaaatgaggagataactttaatcTTAGGAAAATTATCCAAAGGTTGAATTTTGCCTAGTCAATTCCTGTAACGGCTACTCCCTGCAGTTTATGACGCGTGTAGCTTTTACTGTAACTCCTTCAATGATTATCCATCCACTTgcggttaaaaccctaatttactctagtataaatacccgttaacttcattaagttgatctccATCAGAATAGTCTCCCTTATTTTTCTCTTAATAACTTTCTCCTCTAATTTTACTTATTTCCAGTTCCTTAATCTTCAATTAATCTTCATAATCTTTCAATAATGGCCgcaaaaaagaagtctaccagggcagcgaCTCTTGTAACCCCTCCTTCCcagaatcctgaggaaacttCTTCTGAGAATTTGCTTATttcttctgctgctcaaccttccacgatcaataagccgagtgattctccattggagatgatctcaattttCCATGGGGATTTCCAGTTCAAGCCTACAAAGGCGTTGAAGGACGATCAGTCTCTTTTAaatcgtttgaagcctgagtttgagaaggtgttgaaggataaggggatcatccctactgatgctgaagtctggatccctgagaattctcctatcagggctgactgggcttgtcctggttggttctgcattTATGACTGGGCTTTCaaggcaggttgtaagcttcctttttctcctcttatggttgaggttattaaggagattggtgttccatcttatcagctgatgcctatggtgtggaaggttgtgagTTCCGTTGAGTATCTCTGTAAAAAGCACAATATCTCATTTTCCCTTGATGATCTGAAGGCTTGTTATGCTGTCAAGACcaatagtcctggccgtataagttttaaggtcagggcttctactactccccttttgagcaatctggatagcggccatgacaagggctgggctgctgggtacatgtttgtcaggaccaattccgtgggtcctgacctggcgtatttaaattacgaagcttgcgttgctggtgagtTTCTTAGTTTTTCTTTTGTCCTGCATGTTTTACTCGTtagtaaaaaataaaatgaaattcatATTGAATCATACCTtttatgtgtgcagttgatgattgggttactgaaactgagtatctcactgccaatatttctgctttccttgttattcctcctttggagaggtcttggcctctctgttgtggggttgaGTATCTccctcgctgtttgaaggctgatgGCGCTGCTAGGGTGGCTAAACCTTATGGGGCtgttagtgccactacctcaggcagtaagtctatcttaatttcttttttcttcttactttggctTCCTGGTGATGtttagtttatattgctaatgtagtgtttcgtgttgtagccaccaggtcgtctactcgccttgccaggtttggtatggctgacctctcagccaggTTGGCTAAGATTAAAGAGGAGGGTTCCCAGGGAAGCGGAGATGCTGAGCCTGTTATCGATTTGACTGAACAACCTGATGCTCCTAAGGTCACTATCGTACCTGCTGCCCCTGCtaaaacaagttcagcagcccaaaaaagaaaaattgaagacgttgacatttctgccccggtcagggaagtgaaggccagggtggacaatatggaggctgctagggtgaagattaGGGATTATGCTGCTTCTAAGTCAGAcgttatgctcacccttgaccctgttgagactgctactcaggcggttgcttcagtggatcattcagtTAGCCTTTTGGCAGGTGCCCTGGCTGTTGTAAGGGAGGTaggctatttttatttttatgtgtaTTTTGTCTGGGTAGTATTTATTATTGGGGTATATTACTCATATTCTTCTTCCTGTTTTTGGTCAGGGTGCTGCGGCCTGTCTCCAtaacgcctatcaggctacttctttggtagccaggattgatctgataagatcagattatgataggctgaagtcTGAACTGGATTTTGCACGGGCTGACgtggctgctaaagctgctgacttggtgAGGGTGCGGGCTGAGAAGgatgctgctaaggctgaggcAGATTCAAGTAAGCGGCTCCTGCAGGAAGCTTTGGACAGGAATGAAGAGctcacccaggagagggatgaaTTGGAGTTCAAActtgatgatgcttccctctatttctatattaaggggagggttgctgctatgtcagagcctgtcgaggccagggcgaaGCGGAACCCTGAAGTTGAGACGGCTATTGCTGCTTCAAAGTAGCCTGACCTGCATAACAGGGAAATGAACAGGAGCTcgattctccaggggagcaggacgttgatgctgatccggctaagagtgggagtgatggtactgtttctaaggagaagcagtcatttgatttctttagttggtatttggcccatccagggaggATGTCCCAAGACGAataattttttgttttctttttctgtctttatccaggtcagggagactatccctggcctttatgaatattttggcacctttgccccagggggtaagggctttattgatataggcatggtggccttttttggctgattttgcttttTTGACTTTGCTTGAGCCTGTGAGTTTTTCTTTTTTCCGTCCTTATGGTCCTGTCGAAATTTGTATATGGTTAACCtgcaaaatatttttttatttatccTGTTATTTGAACCGTCGTGAGTAATTCAatcaagtatagttttttgccataatggttgaaggggtgggaaaaccagcctgtcaggagggcttatgtcccctgcctatctggagggcttggtatccggcatgtcaggagggcttttagactaagtggttgggagagaacacccttacacCTGTCTTACTGCGTCCAGCTGGTTGTAATcattggcagtaaacctagtcaggtcagggaattatttcatgcctgat is a window encoding:
- the LOC141643816 gene encoding uncharacterized protein LOC141643816, translating into MAAQNPSKQPGNLPSQGKQAHEQVNAISLRSGTTYQSPDVPIDKDEVAYMHPKGLGNLELSDDEKELSKGRTRDKKKDKKAGETKSKLEQQFGRFMEVVKNLQVSVPAYAKFLKEILSKKRSFDEVETVAFTQECAVALQANSPPKLKDRGSFYIPCHIDSLQMADISLKRYIGVLEDVSVRVGKYFIPTDFIVMDMAEESHVPIILGRPFLHTAGALIDVKDSSLTLRVGNDTIKFVLDNALKRRLSVAPCYMLNDVDPLIHYFFYFVFGQESV